TGTTCCGCGACCCTCCGAAACCAGATGCGGCGCATGCACTTCGGCGTCTGGACGGCCTTGGCATCGCGGTCAAGGTGATCACCGGCGACAACCCTGCCGTCGCCGTGAAGGTCTGTCACGACCTGGAGCTGACCGGTACGGCCGTCCTCACCGGGACGCAGATCGATCAACTGGACGACGAGGCCCTGGCGACCCGGATCCCCAGCACGACGGTCTTCGCCCGGGTCAGCCCGCAGCAGAAGGCGCGCATCGTGCGCGTGCAACGGCGGACCGGCGGTGGGGTGGCGTTCCTGGGCGACGGAGTGAACGACGCCCTGGCCCTGCACGCGGCGGACGTGGGCATCTCGGTCGACTCGGCCACGGACGTCGCCAAGGACGCCGCCGACGTCATCCTGCTCGACAAGGATCTGAACGTACTGGCCGACGGCGTCGCCGAGGGGCGCCGGATCTTCGCCAACACCATCAAGTACGTGCTGATGGGCACGTCCAGCAATTTCGGCAACATGTTCTCCGCGGCGGCGGCCTCGATGTTCCTGTCGTTCCTGCCCATGCTGCCGTCCCAGATCCTGCTCAACAATCTGTTGTACGACACCAGCCAGCTGGCCATTCCCACCGACCACGTCGACGAGGAACAGTTGCACCGCCCGTCCCACTGGGACCTGGGCTTCATCCGCCGGTTCATGGTCTGCTTCGGCCCGCTGAGTTCGGTGTTCGACCTGCTGACCTTCGCGGTGATGCTCTGGGTGTTCCACGCCGGTCCGGCCCAGTTCCGGTCCGGCTGGTTCGTCGAGTCGCTGGCTACGCAGACCCTGGTCATCTTCGCCATCCGCACCCGGCGCGTCCCGTTCTTCCGCAGCCACCCCAGTCTGCCGCTCACCCTGGCCGCTCTGGGTGTGGTCCTGGTCGGAGCGCTGCTGCCCTCCACGCCGCTGGCCCGTGAACTCGGCTTCCAGCCGCTACCAGGCGCCTACTTCGCCGCCATGGGCGCCCTGGTCGTGTGCTATCTGGTGCTGATCGAGGTCGGCAAGTCGATCTTCTACCGGGTCGCGGCCACGGCCAGAAAGCCGCACCGGCCGCGGCCGTACCGACCTGGCCATCACCTCCGGCGCCGCACCGCCCGGTTCAGCAGCGACGGCCGAGCGCCCACCCGGGCCGGCGCGAACGCGGCCGCAGCATCGGCCGGCCCCTGACGTGCGGGACGGATTTCCCAGCGCCGCCAGGCGTCAGGACCCGCCGGAGCCGGCGTTCGAACTGCTGCTGGCCGTGCTCGGGGCCTGAGTGGGGGGTGCGATGGCCGTCGTCGTAGGGGTGGGCGTCGGCGCGGCACTGGTGGTCGGTGCCTTCGACGAGGACACGGGTGTCGGCTTCTTCGGTGTCGACGACGCTGTTCTCGAGTGGGTCGCCGGGTGTTCGGTCGTGGTCCGGGCCGCGGCACGGGTGGTCCGCGGGCTCGTCGAGGTGCGCGTCGCCGCGGCCCGGGCGAGGCGTTCCTTCGTCGAGGATGCGTTGGTTCGATGGCCGGCCTTCGCCGTGCTGTGCGCGGCACTGGGCGGGGACGCCAGCGCGACGGTCGCGCCGATCGAGGCCATTCCGGCCAGCCCGGCCACTCCCGCGGTGATCAACCGGACCCGGCGTCGCATGCTGGTGTGGTCGATCGTTCTGTTCCGAGCCGACATCGGCTCCCCTCTCCGGTGCTTGGTGGACATCACCCGACTGTAGGGACACCCGACCCTCGGCCGGGGCGGTGCCGCGGGGCGCTCGACCGGCCCGATCATGCGCCCGACCGGGTGTATGGCCACGTCAGCCGGGACGGGCCCGACCATCGCCGGGTCCCGTCGGGCGCCGCGACGCCGGGGCCGATTCAGAGTGCTTTCAGAGCCTGGTCTGCCAGGCTCCGCGAATGCACAGCAGTCACAGCAGCCCCAGCAGAACCACGAGTCCCATCGATCGCCTCTCGGGATCTGCGTCTTGACCACCCGGAGCTCGACCGCCGAGGACCGCCGCACGACCACCTACGCGAGCGGGCGATCCCATCGGGCCCGGCGCCTTCACGTGCTGCGGGCCGACGTGTTCGGGGCACTGACCGTCCTTCTCGTGGTGATCGCGATCGCCCTGTGGGTCCGTGGGGGCGGCATCGAGCACAACGTCGGACCGGGATCGGTCCCGTCGTCGCTGGGCCGGGTCACCGGGCTGGTGGCGTCGGTCCTGCTGCTGCTGCAGGTCCTGTTGATGGCCCGCATCCCCTGGGTCGAGCGAACCTGGGGACAGGATGTCCTGGCCCGTCGACACCGGCTGGTCGGATTCGCCTCGTTCCATCTGATGGTCGCGCACATCGTCCTGATCACCATCGGCTACGCGGAGGCCGGCCGAGCGCCGGTCCTGGCCCAGACGTGGACCGAGGTGACCACCTATCCCGGAATGCTGCTGGCCACGGCGGGCACCGCCGCCCTGGTCGTCGTCGTCGTGACGTCCGTGCGGGCCGCTCGTCGCCGCCTCCGGTACGAGTCATGGCATCTGCTGCATCTGTACGCCTACCTCGGGGTCGGACTCGCCCTGCCCCATCAGCTCTGGGCGGGAACGGACTTCACCAGGTCCCAGGCGGCCACGGTGTTCTGGTGGGGGCTGTGGGCCTGTGCCACGCTGGCCGTCATCGCGTGCCGGATCGCCCTGCCCATCCTGCGGAGCCTGCGTCACCGGATCCAGGTCGACGAGGTCATCGACGAGGGGCCGGGTGTGGTGTCGGTGGTGATGTCCGGGCGACGGCTCGACCGAGCCGGCTTGCGGGCCGGGCAGTTCTGCCAGTGGCGGTTCCTGGGCGGCCGCGGCTGGACCAGGGCCCACCCGTTCTCTCTGTCGGCGATGCCCACCGGGGACCGGCTGCGGATCACCGCCAAGTTCCTGGGTGACGGCAGCCGCGCGCTGAAGGATCTCCGGCCCGGCCAGCGCGTGTTGTTCGAGGGCCCCTACGGACGGATGACGCCGGAGCGCCGGCACCGCCGGGACGTGCTGATGGTGTGCGCCGGAATCGGAATCACCCCGATGCGGGCGCTGGCCGAGCACATTCTCAACGAGGGCGCCAGTTTTGACTCCGGCCGCTTGCGGCGACCGGCCGTCACCATCCTGCATCGGGTCCAGGCGCCGGCCGACCAGACCTTTGCGGCCGAATTCGCCTATCTGTCCCGCCGAGCCGACCTGACGGTCGTTCCCCTGATCGGCCGGCGCAGCGAGCACTCGTCCATCTTCCCCGGACCGGACGAGGTCGACCCGCAGCGCCGGCTCCCCACCCTGGTTTCGGGCCTGGTGTCCCGAGAGGTGTACCTGTGCGGGCCCCGTTCCTTCATGCACGAGGCACGTCGCCACCTGGTGGCGGCCGGTGTCCCCGAACAGCAGATCCACGCCGAGGAGTTCCAATGGTGACCCGACCCAGACCCGACGATCGCGCCCAGCCCGGGGAACGGGGATGAGGCGGGCCGGGATGGCCCTGGTGAGCACGGTGTCGGTCGGGATGCTGCTGCTCGCGTACCGCGAGAGCGACCCGCACCGGGTAGCCCCCGGATCCGAGGCCGGTGGGATCGTCGCGGCCGCGCAGGTGGTGGCCGGTCAGGTGGTCTCCGGGTCGGTCTCGTCCGGTCCCGACCCCTCGTCCTCGCCGCCGAGCGGCTCCGTCATGGTCGGTCCGCTGACGTCCGGCCCGGCGGTCGCCCCCGGCGGCCCGCCGTCCTCGGCTCCGCTCTCCGCCACCCCTTCGAGTGGGTCCCCGACGAAGCGGACACCGCCGGGCACACCGAGCAGCGGGCGTCCACTGCCGTCGGGACCGACCACGGTCGGCACCCCGACGGCGGCGACGACCCCGGCCACGACGTCGGTCGCACCAGCCGCCGCGGCGCCGCCGCCCAGCACGCCCGCCCCACGCCCAGCCGCTGCGACCTCAGCCGTCGCGCCGCCGCGGACGATTGCTCCGGTCCACCACACGTCCGTCCCGGCGCCGCCGCCGAGCACCCACCGGGTCGCCCCACGCCCGGCACCCACGACCGCGGCACCGGCACCGCCACCGCCACCGCCCAAGCCGCGGACTCCCCCGCCCACGAAGCCCCCGGCGCCCGCGCCGATCGTCGTCAACGGCGGGACCGTCGATACCGCCTTCGGGCCGGTCCAGGTCCAGGTGGTGATCACCGGGCGGCGGATCACCAGGGCGACGGCCATCCAGTACCCGTCCGGCGGCCACAGTTCGGACATCAGTTCGTTCGCCGTCCCCCAGCTGCAATCGGAAGTGATCTCCGCGCAGAGCGCGGCAATCCAGGGAGTGAGCGGAGCCACATACACCAGCCAGGGATTCCAGTCCTCCCTGCAATCGGCCCTGGATGCGGCCCATTTCGGCGGCTGACAGCCGGGTTCCGACACCGGCCCCACGGGGCCGGTTGAGAACGCACACAGAAGGAACCCCGGCACGATCGAACCCATGGAAGCCATCCGAACCAGCCCGGCCGACCGGCAGGCGACCCGGGTCGATTTCGAGATCTGGTCCACCACCGCCACTCTGGTGGTGACCGACGCTCGCGATCTCGACCGGGCCCGTGCCGAACTGGACGCCGAGCTGGCGGCGATGGACCTGGCCTGCAGCCGGTTCCGGCCCGACTCGGAGATCAACCGGTTGCTGCGCACCCCTGGGGTCGAGGTCGAGCTGTCCCCGGTCCTCAACGACGCGCTGACGGCGGCCCTGCGACTGGCCCGCGCCACCGATCACCTGGTCGATCCGACGGTCGCCGCGGCGGTCATCGCCCTCGGGTACGACCGCGACATCCGGCAGGTGCGCGACCGGGAACTGCCGTTCGTGACCTGCGGCCCGCTGGCGGCCCCCGGGGCCTGGCTGGTCGACCACGATCGGGAGGCGCACACCGTGACGGTGCCGGTCGGTGTCGGGCTCGATCTCGGCGCAACGGCCAAACCGCTGGCCGCCGACCGGGCGGCGGCACGGATCGCCGCGGTCACCGGCGGTGGGGTGCTGGTCGGATTGGGCGGGGACATAGCGGTGGCCGGGGAGCCTGCGGAACCGGGCTGGACGATCGCGGTCGGCGACGACCACCGCACCAGCGAGACGCGGCCGGACGTGACCGTCACCATCCGTGACGGCGGCCTGGCCACGTCCTCGGTGATGGGCCGGCGGTGGCCCACCAGCCGCGGCGAGCGGCACCATCTGATCGACCCCCGCACCGGCGACAACCCGGACAGCCCCTGGCGGACGGTCAGCGTGACCGCCCGGTCCGCGGCCGAAGCCAATGCCGCCGCCACGGCGGCCATCATCCTCGGCGACCGAGCACCGGCCTGGTTGGCCGAACTCGGCCTGCCGGCCCGGTTGGTGGCCCTCGACGGCGAGACCCGCCGGATCGCCGGGTGGCCGGCCGGACCGGCGGTGGCCGCCTGATGAACACCCAGACCCTCTGGTACGCCAGCCGGGCCACCGGCGCGGTCTCACTCGTCCTGTTCACCGCCGTGATCCTGCTCGGCATCAGCACCGCCCGGCGTCACAACCGCCCGGCCTTCCCGCGCTCGGCCACCTTGCGGCTGCACCGTTCGGTGTCCGTCACGGCAGTCGTGTTCCTGACCGTGCACATCGTCACCGCCATCGCCGACGGATACGTGAAGCTGAACTACTGGGACGTGTTCCTGCCCTTCACCGCCGCCTGGGACCCGTTGTGGGTCGGCCTCGGATCGGTCGCGGTCGACCTGCTGCTGGCCGTCCTGGTGTCCAGCGCGGTGCGCCGTCGTCTGACCGTGCGGACGTGGCGGTTGGTGCACCTGGCCTCGTACGCGATGTGGCCGATCGCCCTCGTCCACGGGTTCGGCATCGCCGGCGGTGACGGCCGCTCGACGTGGATGCTCGCCCTGGACGTCGTCTGCATCGCCGCCGTCGCGGGCATGCTGCTCGTCCGCCTGCGGCCGGACCGTCATCCGGACACCCTGCAGCGGTCCGTCGCAGACGTCGTACATCCCCGCACCCCACCTGGAGCAAACCGTTGACCGAGACCTACTCACCCACCCTTTCGGCCGTGCCGATCGCGCGGGCCGGTTCGAACCGGCTCCTCCCGATCGATCCGGTCCTCCGGTACGCCGATCATGTCCGGCACTTCGGCGGGATCATCCAGCGGACCCGGCACCACCTGATCGACGTCGTCGGCGAGGCCGGCCTCCTGGGCCGCGGCGGGGCGTCGGTCGCCACGATGCGCAAGTTGACCGGAGTCGCCGAGCACACCAGCGCACGCAATCCGGGTGTGGTCGTGGTCAACTGCTGCGAGGGCGATCCGACGTCGGCCAAGGACGCCGTCCTCCTGGACGTCTCGCCTCATCTGGTCATCGACGGCGCCGAGCTCGCCGCCACCGCGGTGCGCGCCAACCGCATCATCTTCGTCACCCACCACGGGGCGGCGGCCGCCGATCGGTTGCGGCAGGCCCTGGCCGACCGCCCGTCGATCGCGGCCCGGGCCACGGTCGTCGGCGTACCGGAGCGCTTCGTCGCCTCCGAGGCGACGGCCCTGGTCCGCTACCTCAACTCGGGGGACGCCCGTCCGGCCGGCCGGTTCTCCGCGATCTGGAAGGCCGGCGTCGACGGGCGTCCCACGTTGGTCGACAACGCCGAGACCCTCGCCCAACTGGCCCTCGTCGCGCGGTACGGCGCCAACTGGTTCCGATCGGTTGGCACCGCCGCCGAACCGGGAACGGCGCTGGTCACAGTGAGCGGCGCGGTGTCGGGACCGGGAGTGGTGGAGGTGCCGATCGGGACCGCGATCTCGGTCATCACCGCATCCTGCGGATGGGATGCCGGGCCCCGGTACGCCTCCTCCTGGGCCCTGGTGGGCGGCCTGGCCGGTCGGTGGCTGGACCTGTCACGCCACTCCGGGGTCGGGTTCTCCAACGCCCAACTCAGCGCGGTGGGGGCGACCAAGGGCGTCGCGTCAATCGTGGTGCTGCCGCCCGGCGGCTGCCCGCTGACCGAAGCGGCGCGCATCCTGAGCTTCCTGGCCGACGCCGGGGCCCGCCAATGCGGGCCCTGCATGTTCGGCCTGCCGGCGGTGGCGGCCGACGTCCAGGCTCTGAGCGAGGGTGACCGCTCGGCCGCGAACCGGCTGCTACGTCGCCTGCCGACCATCGACAAGCGCGGTGGGTGCGGACATCCCGACGGGGCGGTGGCCCTGGCCGCCAGCACCATGAACGCCATCCGCAGCGAACCGGCCCACCTGGAGATCCACCTGCGCCACGGTCAATGCAACTCGCCCGCACCGATCGTCCCCGTCGGGCCGCGCCCGGCCGACTCGCAGGGCGGTGCCCGGTGATCGGCCGCCACGGCGTTCTGCTCAAGGTCGATGCCGTCAGCTGCCGGGCCCACGGCCTGTGCGCGGAGGAGTTGCCGGAGGCCATCCGGCTGGACGAATGGGGCTACCCGATCTTGCCGGCCGGGGCTCTGGCGCCGGGTCTGGTCCGCCGGGCCAGAGCGGCGGCCAACGCGTGCCCGGTGCTCGCCCTCCGGCTCAAGCGGGCCGACTGACCGGCTCAGTACCCGCCGAATTCCGCGTCCAGTGCCGGCTCGTCCGCGATCAGGCGCAGGCCGCACTCGTCAAGGTCGTACCGACAGCGCGCAAACCACTGGTCGCGAAGGGCGGCCGGGAGCGATCGGTGGCGTTGCGAACGCCAGTGGTAGCGCGCCGACTCGGCCGCCACGATCAGGTCGCCGCCGGCGCACACGGCCAGCGAGCCGACGTCCGCCTCCCACTGCGCGGCCAGATGATCGGCAAAGATCGAAGTGGCCACCACCGGGCGTGACACGTCCAGGTACCAGCGTTCGCGCCGGAACCGGTCCGACTCGGGGCCCCGGTCGGACACCCGAGGGTCCTGGTCGAAGGCCCGGCGCAGCCGCCGTGACGTCTGGTCCCGGCCGACGACGCAGACCCGGCAGTCCAGGACGGTCAGCAAGGATCGCAGGCAGAGCACGCCGGCCCCGAGGGACCAGTTCGACGCGTCGATGGTGACGACCCCGTCGGGAATGCCGTACAGCTGACCAGTTCCCCGCATCGAGGGCTCGGGGATGCGTTCGGCCAACATCATCACTTCGCGGTTCTTCCTGGGCGTCCGCTCCTGCGGCGCGGTGCGGCCGGCCCAATCGCGCCCGTCGTGCCAGGCGACCGCGGACGGCACATGGGCCAGCACGCCTCCCGCGGTGAACGCCCGGTACGTGAAGTCGTAGTCCTCGCCGCCGTAACCGACGATGGAATCGTCGAAACCGCCCAATTCGCCGAACATCTCCGCCGAACACCCGAGCACGGCACCGATCAGGTACTTGTAGCTTCGCGGGTCGACGCTCAGGAGGTTGCCGGTCCGCTGGTAGTGGTTGCTCAGCCAGGTCGGCTCGGCCCATTCGTCCGGGGGGTTCGGCCCGCTACCCAGCCATTTCGCCAAACCGGCCGGCGTCACAGCGCTCAGGTCGGCGTACCGCCGCCGGCCGGAGACGACCGCATCCGGAATCAGGTCGGGCAGCCGGGCCAGCCGGGCCGCGTACTCCGGTTCGGGCACGGTGTCGCCGTCCAGGAACAACACCACGGAACCCTCCGCCCGGTGGAAACCGAGGTTGCGAGCCGCGGCGGCCCGGAATCCGCGATCGGCCTGTCGAACCACCGACACCTCGACCGCGGCGCCCAGCGCGTCGGTCCGGGGCGGCTCCACGGATCCGTCATCGGCGATGACGACCTGCAGACGACTCGTCGGGTGAGTCTGCCCGCGCAGGGCCGTGAGCAGCAGATCCAGGTCGTGCTGGTTCTCGAAATACGGTATGACCACCGAGATCTCGGGCGGCTCCGAGCGACTGTCGATGCCGTCGAGCAGATCCCACCGATTGCCCGGAACCGCCCATCGGCCGGCGCCGACGGACGTGGGTTCCAGGGTCGACGCGGTCTCCGGGATCAACTGGTGAGCCGCTCGTACACCCCGACCTCGTTGCCCGTGAAGTAGCGACCGATACCGGGGAAGGCGGACATCACCTTGTCGTGGTCCCAGTCGTCGACCACATGATGCTCGTGCTCGTTGCCCTCGATCTCGCCCTGCGGGTAGTGAACGATCGGAATGGACAGATAGACCGCCCGGCGGGCCGCGGCCGCCGATCGGGCCCACAGGTCGAGCGCCTGCTCCTCGGTCATGTGCTCGGCCACATCGCCCAGGATCACGACGTCGGTGCTGGGCAGCTCCACCTCGCGGACGTCACCGATGATGATCTCGTCGTAGTACTCATGCAGCCGGTACGTCGTCACGTAGGGCTCGAAGATCTCGATCCCCACGATGCGGCCGACCGACGGGCCGGCCAGAAGCTTGGCGTAGGTCCCGACCCCGGGGCCGACGTCGACCACGTCGAGCGGGCCGCCGGCCAGGGCCTCGACGCGCTCCTTGACCCAGCCCTTACCCTCCGATGAACTCATGGGCACGGCCTGACCTACCTTCTTCCGGGACTGCGGGTATCGACTCCTCGGGTCCCTCAATGCCCGGCTCCCGGTTTCTGAAACCACCCGCCACCGCGGCCATCACCGCATCCGGTGCCACCCCAGATCCCGTACGAAGCGCAGGTACTGCGCCGCCGCCGCGGCGGCGTCGGGCTCGCCCCGGAACGTCTCCGGCAGCCAGGTCGAGGCGGGTCGGGCCCTGGCCTGCTCCACCGCCGTTCCCAACCCGCCGCGCGCGTAGCGCCGGATCGCACCCGGATTGGCCGCTTCGAACTCCCGGCTGTACCGGTTGTCCCGAACCAGGGGTCGCCGCCCGGCCGCGATCCAGGAATTGATCGATGCGGAGGCCGACATCCGGGCGGCCGGGGCAACCGGCACAGCCACGGCGCGGAGGTAACCCGCCAGCTGCTCGTCCGGGACGTATCCGGTGCAGCGAAATCCCAGACCCAGTCGCGCGGCGCGAGCGGCCAGCTCGGCCGGCATGTCCTCGTGTCCGGGCGACGGCCGGCCGATGGCCACCACGGTCAACGGCGGCGCCGGTCCGGCCCGATCGCCGAGCTCCGCCAGCACGTCGTCATGCCCCTTTCCGGGATAGACGAAGCCGAGGATCCCGACGCTGCCTGCGCTGCATTCCGGCGCGGACGGAGCGTCGTGACCGGCGACCGGGGACGGAACCGGCAGCCGGATGACGGTGGTCGGCCGTCCTGGGGTCACCACCCCGACCTCGGCGGCGACCGCGAGTGCATCCGCCAGCAACCGCCGCTCGTGTTCGCTGCTGACCACCACGGCCACGGCCTCGGCGCACATCCGGGCGTAAGTGAGCGCTCGCCGGCGGAACAACTCGGGCCCGACCGCGGGGTGAGGCAGATCGTGCAGGGTCAGGGACAGACCGGCTCCGGCTGCCCGTACGGCCGCGGCGAACGAAGCGAGCCGCTCCTCCGGTGCGGTCCGACCGTCGCGCAGCAGCCAGTCGTTGATCTGGAGGTGTACCCAGGTGATTCCCGGCGGGAGGTGGCCGACCAACTCGTCGAGCCGCAGCGGATCGGGTTCGTGCCGGGCCACACCGCCGAAGCCGACGGAACGGGCGGCGTGCACGAGATCCCGGCCGAACCGGACGATCCCGTTCTCCGACGGTCCGCAGGACACGAACGCAACGGGATCTTCCACGGTGGTCGGCCCTTCCCTCGACGCGGTGGCTCCGGCTCGCCGACATCCCGCCGCCGGTCCCGGCCGCCGAGCGGCCAATGCCCGGTGGCGCGGATTCGAAACGGGGCCACCGGGGTACCGGACGCGCGTCGGTCGATCGACACCGACGATCCGTCCAGACCCGCGGCGCCCCCTCGAGTGGAAGGCGCTGTGGTGGCTGCGAGCCCGAAGGAACGAAGGTGGTTGTGCTCATCGCGCCCGTCCGGGTGGCGTCGGTCCCGGCCGCGCATCCCTACGTCCGGCACCTGTCCGATCCGGACCGGCCCAGTGCGGTCATACGGCTGCCCGACCCCGCACCCGCGGTGGCGCAACCCATTCCGGGTCAGTGGTGGCCGCCGCGCCTGTTGGATCCCGGTTGGGTGCAGGCGCACCACGAGGAATTCGATCTGCTGCATCTGCATTTCGGATTCGACGCCTCGACGCCGGGCGAGCTGAGCGACTTCGCCGCCGTGCTCCGCCGCTGTCGGCGACCGCTGGTGTTCACGGTCCACGATCTGCTGAACCCGCACTTCGTGGACCCCGAGCGGCACCGGGATCAGCTCGACGTGCTCGTCCCGGCCGCGGCGGAGCTGATCACCCTGACCCCGGGCGCGGCTTCCGTGATCAGCCGCCGTTGGGGCCGCACGGCCGCCGTCATCCCGCATCCCCACGTCGTCCCGCTCGACCGGATCGGCGATCGCGAGCCATCGGGTC
This window of the Nakamurella panacisegetis genome carries:
- a CDS encoding glycosyltransferase is translated as MIPETASTLEPTSVGAGRWAVPGNRWDLLDGIDSRSEPPEISVVIPYFENQHDLDLLLTALRGQTHPTSRLQVVIADDGSVEPPRTDALGAAVEVSVVRQADRGFRAAAARNLGFHRAEGSVVLFLDGDTVPEPEYAARLARLPDLIPDAVVSGRRRYADLSAVTPAGLAKWLGSGPNPPDEWAEPTWLSNHYQRTGNLLSVDPRSYKYLIGAVLGCSAEMFGELGGFDDSIVGYGGEDYDFTYRAFTAGGVLAHVPSAVAWHDGRDWAGRTAPQERTPRKNREVMMLAERIPEPSMRGTGQLYGIPDGVVTIDASNWSLGAGVLCLRSLLTVLDCRVCVVGRDQTSRRLRRAFDQDPRVSDRGPESDRFRRERWYLDVSRPVVATSIFADHLAAQWEADVGSLAVCAGGDLIVAAESARYHWRSQRHRSLPAALRDQWFARCRYDLDECGLRLIADEPALDAEFGGY
- a CDS encoding ferric reductase-like transmembrane domain-containing protein produces the protein MNTQTLWYASRATGAVSLVLFTAVILLGISTARRHNRPAFPRSATLRLHRSVSVTAVVFLTVHIVTAIADGYVKLNYWDVFLPFTAAWDPLWVGLGSVAVDLLLAVLVSSAVRRRLTVRTWRLVHLASYAMWPIALVHGFGIAGGDGRSTWMLALDVVCIAAVAGMLLVRLRPDRHPDTLQRSVADVVHPRTPPGANR
- a CDS encoding NADH-ubiquinone oxidoreductase-F iron-sulfur binding region domain-containing protein; translation: MTETYSPTLSAVPIARAGSNRLLPIDPVLRYADHVRHFGGIIQRTRHHLIDVVGEAGLLGRGGASVATMRKLTGVAEHTSARNPGVVVVNCCEGDPTSAKDAVLLDVSPHLVIDGAELAATAVRANRIIFVTHHGAAAADRLRQALADRPSIAARATVVGVPERFVASEATALVRYLNSGDARPAGRFSAIWKAGVDGRPTLVDNAETLAQLALVARYGANWFRSVGTAAEPGTALVTVSGAVSGPGVVEVPIGTAISVITASCGWDAGPRYASSWALVGGLAGRWLDLSRHSGVGFSNAQLSAVGATKGVASIVVLPPGGCPLTEAARILSFLADAGARQCGPCMFGLPAVAADVQALSEGDRSAANRLLRRLPTIDKRGGCGHPDGAVALAASTMNAIRSEPAHLEIHLRHGQCNSPAPIVPVGPRPADSQGGAR
- a CDS encoding ferredoxin reductase family protein, producing MTTRSSTAEDRRTTTYASGRSHRARRLHVLRADVFGALTVLLVVIAIALWVRGGGIEHNVGPGSVPSSLGRVTGLVASVLLLLQVLLMARIPWVERTWGQDVLARRHRLVGFASFHLMVAHIVLITIGYAEAGRAPVLAQTWTEVTTYPGMLLATAGTAALVVVVVTSVRAARRRLRYESWHLLHLYAYLGVGLALPHQLWAGTDFTRSQAATVFWWGLWACATLAVIACRIALPILRSLRHRIQVDEVIDEGPGVVSVVMSGRRLDRAGLRAGQFCQWRFLGGRGWTRAHPFSLSAMPTGDRLRITAKFLGDGSRALKDLRPGQRVLFEGPYGRMTPERRHRRDVLMVCAGIGITPMRALAEHILNEGASFDSGRLRRPAVTILHRVQAPADQTFAAEFAYLSRRADLTVVPLIGRRSEHSSIFPGPDEVDPQRRLPTLVSGLVSREVYLCGPRSFMHEARRHLVAAGVPEQQIHAEEFQW
- a CDS encoding class I SAM-dependent methyltransferase: MSSSEGKGWVKERVEALAGGPLDVVDVGPGVGTYAKLLAGPSVGRIVGIEIFEPYVTTYRLHEYYDEIIIGDVREVELPSTDVVILGDVAEHMTEEQALDLWARSAAAARRAVYLSIPIVHYPQGEIEGNEHEHHVVDDWDHDKVMSAFPGIGRYFTGNEVGVYERLTS
- a CDS encoding glycosyltransferase family protein, whose amino-acid sequence is MEDPVAFVSCGPSENGIVRFGRDLVHAARSVGFGGVARHEPDPLRLDELVGHLPPGITWVHLQINDWLLRDGRTAPEERLASFAAAVRAAGAGLSLTLHDLPHPAVGPELFRRRALTYARMCAEAVAVVVSSEHERRLLADALAVAAEVGVVTPGRPTTVIRLPVPSPVAGHDAPSAPECSAGSVGILGFVYPGKGHDDVLAELGDRAGPAPPLTVVAIGRPSPGHEDMPAELAARAARLGLGFRCTGYVPDEQLAGYLRAVAVPVAPAARMSASASINSWIAAGRRPLVRDNRYSREFEAANPGAIRRYARGGLGTAVEQARARPASTWLPETFRGEPDAAAAAAQYLRFVRDLGWHRMR
- a CDS encoding FAD:protein FMN transferase, producing the protein MEAIRTSPADRQATRVDFEIWSTTATLVVTDARDLDRARAELDAELAAMDLACSRFRPDSEINRLLRTPGVEVELSPVLNDALTAALRLARATDHLVDPTVAAAVIALGYDRDIRQVRDRELPFVTCGPLAAPGAWLVDHDREAHTVTVPVGVGLDLGATAKPLAADRAAARIAAVTGGGVLVGLGGDIAVAGEPAEPGWTIAVGDDHRTSETRPDVTVTIRDGGLATSSVMGRRWPTSRGERHHLIDPRTGDNPDSPWRTVSVTARSAAEANAAATAAIILGDRAPAWLAELGLPARLVALDGETRRIAGWPAGPAVAA
- a CDS encoding FMN-binding protein, with the protein product MITGRRITRATAIQYPSGGHSSDISSFAVPQLQSEVISAQSAAIQGVSGATYTSQGFQSSLQSALDAAHFGG
- a CDS encoding ferredoxin, which encodes MIGRHGVLLKVDAVSCRAHGLCAEELPEAIRLDEWGYPILPAGALAPGLVRRARAAANACPVLALRLKRAD